The Mercurialis annua linkage group LG7, ddMerAnnu1.2, whole genome shotgun sequence genome includes the window CGCTGCTTCTTTTATATGCATGGAACCTAAGCTTATTTTTCTGTGcctttttttttggtttatgtAATGTTTAAGTGGATTGATATATTCAAAAGAAGAAATCTTTCGCCAATTTCTAAAGATGGAAATGTGAATGATATGGATTTATTGGTGCTGTTCTCTTTCTATTTAGGGCAACCAATTAAACGCAGAAAGAGACACAGGAGAAAGCTGGTTCAGAACCAAGAACCATGCTTGATGAGAGGTGTTTATTTCAAAAACATGAAATGGCAAGCAGCGATTAAAGTCGACAAGAAGCAAATCCACTTGGGGACTGTTGGTTCACAAGAAGAGGCTGCTCGTTTGTACGACAGGTAGAAATCTGAAATTTTGCAGTGTTAACTATTCGAATTTGCATGAGTGTCGAGTGTTAAAAGGAGTAGTATCAGTTGATCACAATGCGCTTGAATTACAAAGAAAGTTTCATAACTCTATAAGCATTATGACCCTCTCTGGCTACATGCTGCCACATATATGGAATAGTCGCATACGGATTTTTTttacaagaaaaaaagattataaatatagagtgtcaaaaatgttgaaacgtaGGACCCAGAcaagttttcgtgcaacatgGAGAATATGTATATGAACTTCAAAACTCACTGAACTATTTTGTATTGGCAGGGCCGCGTACATGTGTGGGAGGGAACCGAACTTTGAGCTCTGTGAGGAGGAGAAACAAGAACTTAGTCAGTTCAAGTGGGACGAATTTCTGTCGATAACACGTAGCGCAATTAACAGTAAAAGTAATCCTTCTCTCTGATTTTTGTCATTCTGAATTTTTATACAAGAAACTTAGCTGTTGCCAATATCTAACTATTCCAGAACACAAGAGACGGAATGGAGCAGGATTGCAGAAAATATCCGAACCCACATTGCAAGATGGTGACTGGGATGAAAAGCCATCTTTAAACAGCCTTTCAGCTTCAGAAGATGCGGAGCCAGACTCATCCACATCCTGAGTTTCTCAAAGCCAATTCTGACAATGCAGTTTTAGCCTGTTGGCTTCCATTTTTGGTGTACAAAGCCGCCTCTTAGGACAAACAATGGCAGACAACAACCTTCCATAAGCAGATATTCACAATTTTAACTCAATAAAGACATAGAAAGCGTCGTATTAGACGCCCCATAGCCACTGCAATCTCCATCATCGGTAGACCTGCCGATGCATAGCTATACTTGCCTTTCCCTTTTCCACTATTTTCTTCGGAAACATGAAACCAAACtggaaaatcattttttttgcaGAATAATGAGTCTTACTGTGATCATTATAAAGTGTTTAGCAGTGTTACATAAGCC containing:
- the LOC126655835 gene encoding ethylene-responsive transcription factor-like protein At4g13040 isoform X2, which produces MVSIRRRKLLGLCAGRSSFLTPLPRFFEHGTAHVSSTQNFRSVSVHPLPSDDVKQLGENNISKAGAGSSNISACSSSKEQNSQPYPGQPIKRRKRHRRKLVQNQEPCLMRGVYFKNMKWQAAIKVDKKQIHLGTVGSQEEAARLYDRAAYMCGREPNFELCEEEKQELSQFKWDEFLSITRSAINSKKHKRRNGAGLQKISEPTLQDGDWDEKPSLNSLSASEDAEPDSSTS
- the LOC126655835 gene encoding ethylene-responsive transcription factor-like protein At4g13040 isoform X1; this encodes MHLSWVINAKGHQLSRLGLRWRFYSVMVSIRRRKLLGLCAGRSSFLTPLPRFFEHGTAHVSSTQNFRSVSVHPLPSDDVKQLGENNISKAGAGSSNISACSSSKEQNSQPYPGQPIKRRKRHRRKLVQNQEPCLMRGVYFKNMKWQAAIKVDKKQIHLGTVGSQEEAARLYDRAAYMCGREPNFELCEEEKQELSQFKWDEFLSITRSAINSKKHKRRNGAGLQKISEPTLQDGDWDEKPSLNSLSASEDAEPDSSTS